In the genome of Streptomyces globosus, one region contains:
- a CDS encoding extracellular solute-binding protein encodes MSRTVKGRYLSLAATGAALSLAVTLTGCGSLVGDNEVTLRVVAADYGDNPQNSSAAYWKDLAAGFEKTHPGVKVEVSVYSWSEVDAKVAAMVKEGKAPDIAQIGAYADYAAAGKLHTTDELLSVQTEADFLAPLAEAGKVRRTQYGMPFVASTRLLFYNEKLLADAGVIPKDGRTPWQPKSWADLEAAAKKLKAAGVPTPFALPLGREEAQAETMMWMLSGGGGYTDNEEAYAIDSAENVRTFEFLRDKMVGQGLTGAAEPGKTDRQAAFDAFTRGEVGMLNGHPTLIKQAAEKGVKFGMVPLPTADGTPQPAMGVADWIMAFKNGHRVESGKFLDWVYDSKNVTAFTRKYDLLPPTTSGFRAMEAANGGATAQLKPFLQALPNSRLYPVGKNSWAAVSESVKQNIGRAVQPGAQPAKVLEEIAVRARAEDKR; translated from the coding sequence GTGTCGAGAACTGTGAAGGGCCGTTACCTGAGCCTGGCCGCAACCGGAGCCGCACTGAGCCTGGCGGTGACGCTGACCGGTTGCGGAAGCCTCGTCGGGGACAACGAGGTGACCCTGCGGGTCGTGGCGGCCGACTACGGGGACAATCCCCAGAACTCCTCGGCCGCCTACTGGAAGGACCTCGCCGCCGGCTTCGAGAAGACCCACCCCGGCGTCAAGGTCGAGGTCAGCGTCTACTCCTGGTCCGAGGTCGACGCCAAGGTCGCGGCCATGGTCAAGGAGGGCAAGGCCCCCGACATCGCACAGATCGGCGCCTACGCCGACTACGCCGCCGCCGGGAAGCTCCACACCACCGACGAGCTGCTGTCCGTCCAGACCGAGGCCGACTTCCTCGCGCCCCTCGCCGAGGCCGGCAAGGTACGCCGCACCCAGTACGGCATGCCCTTCGTCGCCAGCACCCGCCTGCTCTTCTACAACGAGAAGCTCCTCGCCGACGCCGGAGTCATCCCCAAGGACGGCAGGACGCCGTGGCAGCCCAAGAGCTGGGCCGACCTGGAGGCCGCCGCCAAGAAGCTGAAGGCCGCCGGCGTGCCGACGCCGTTCGCGCTGCCGCTCGGCCGCGAGGAGGCACAGGCCGAGACGATGATGTGGATGCTGTCGGGCGGGGGCGGCTACACCGACAACGAAGAGGCCTACGCGATCGACTCCGCGGAGAACGTCAGGACCTTCGAGTTCCTGCGCGACAAGATGGTCGGCCAGGGCCTGACCGGCGCCGCCGAACCCGGCAAGACCGACCGGCAGGCCGCCTTCGACGCGTTCACGCGCGGTGAGGTCGGCATGCTCAACGGCCACCCCACCCTGATCAAGCAGGCAGCCGAGAAGGGTGTGAAGTTCGGCATGGTGCCGCTGCCGACCGCCGACGGCACCCCGCAGCCGGCCATGGGCGTCGCCGACTGGATCATGGCGTTCAAGAACGGCCACCGCGTGGAGTCCGGGAAGTTCCTCGACTGGGTGTACGACTCGAAGAACGTGACGGCCTTCACCCGCAAGTACGACCTCCTCCCCCCCACCACCAGCGGCTTCCGCGCGATGGAAGCGGCGAACGGCGGCGCCACCGCCCAGCTGAAGCCCTTCCTCCAGGCCCTGCCGAACTCCCGCCTGTACCCGGTCGGCAAGAACTCCTGGGCCGCGGTGAGCGAGAGCGTCAAGCAGAACATCGGCAGGGCGGTCCAGCCGGGGGCGCAGCCGGCGAAGGTGCTGGAGGAGATCGCGGTCCGGGCCCGCGCGGAGGACAAGCGCTGA